A genomic window from Nocardioides rotundus includes:
- a CDS encoding HhH-GPD family protein: protein MSDLPEPVLAWYAAHARDLPWRRPEASPWSVLVSEIMLQQTPVARVLPVHEEWLERWPTPAELAAEPAGEAVRAWGRLGYPRRALRLHAAAVAITEEYGGEVPSSYDDLLALPGVGDYTAAAVASFAFGRRHVVLDTNVRRVLARTLQAVEFPSRSVTRAERDLAASVLPEVEETAAVWSVAVMELGALVCTAARPACEVCPVADRCAWRAAGYPAYDGPPRPTQAWAGTDRQCRGRLLGAVRDADGPVHASTLEAAWPGDLQRDRCLASLVEDGLLVRGSDRTYALP from the coding sequence GTGAGCGATCTGCCGGAGCCCGTGCTCGCGTGGTACGCCGCGCACGCGCGCGACCTGCCGTGGCGGCGTCCCGAGGCGTCCCCGTGGTCGGTGCTGGTCTCGGAGATCATGCTGCAGCAGACCCCGGTCGCCCGGGTCCTCCCCGTGCACGAGGAGTGGCTGGAGCGGTGGCCGACACCGGCGGAACTGGCCGCGGAGCCCGCGGGCGAGGCGGTCCGTGCCTGGGGCCGGCTCGGCTACCCCCGGCGGGCGCTGCGCCTGCACGCGGCCGCGGTGGCCATCACCGAGGAGTACGGCGGCGAGGTGCCCTCGTCCTACGACGACCTGCTGGCCCTCCCCGGCGTCGGCGACTACACCGCCGCCGCGGTCGCCAGCTTCGCCTTCGGCCGGCGGCACGTGGTGCTCGACACCAACGTCCGTCGAGTGCTCGCCCGCACGCTGCAGGCAGTGGAGTTCCCGTCCCGGTCGGTCACCCGCGCCGAGCGCGACCTGGCCGCCTCGGTGCTGCCGGAGGTCGAGGAGACCGCTGCGGTCTGGTCGGTCGCGGTGATGGAGCTCGGCGCCCTGGTGTGTACGGCGGCGCGGCCCGCCTGCGAGGTGTGCCCGGTCGCGGACCGCTGCGCCTGGCGCGCGGCCGGCTACCCGGCGTACGACGGCCCGCCGCGCCCCACGCAGGCCTGGGCCGGCACGGACCGGCAGTGCCGCGGCCGGCTGCTGGGCGCCGTACGCGACGCCGACGGGCCGGTGCACGCGAGCACGCTGGAGGCCGCCTGGCCCGGCGACCTGCAGCGCGACCGATGCCTCGCGTCCCTGGTCGAGGACGGCCTGCTGGTCCGCGGCAGCGACCGCACCTACGCTCTCCCCTAG
- a CDS encoding endonuclease/exonuclease/phosphatase family protein — translation MRLSRLLLVVVSLALGLTLAVAPAQAASGPPERQVDLQVMSYNMRHGEGVDGVLDLDRIAGEIRDSGAEVVALQEVDNNWGARSDYADQAKELADRLGWDYAYAANLDLDPLPGETKRRQYGTAVLSRYPILSSRNHLLTNIEYPERPTEQRGLLETVVNVRGAHVSVLNTHLDHQRAEQRISQVREILAITDRISRPTVLMGDLNALPDTTEVRMLTPGRFVDAFAGRTDADTYPAEAPDRRIDYILGSNEVTFSGARLLTSQASDHLPLLATASFTKVPNGRNR, via the coding sequence GTGCGCCTCTCTCGCCTGCTGCTCGTCGTCGTCTCGCTCGCTCTCGGCCTCACCCTGGCGGTCGCGCCGGCCCAGGCGGCGAGCGGACCGCCCGAGCGGCAGGTGGACCTGCAGGTGATGAGCTACAACATGCGGCACGGCGAGGGCGTCGACGGCGTGCTCGACCTGGACCGGATCGCCGGCGAGATCCGCGACTCCGGTGCCGAGGTGGTCGCGCTGCAGGAGGTGGACAACAACTGGGGCGCGCGCAGCGACTACGCCGACCAGGCCAAGGAGCTCGCGGACCGGCTCGGTTGGGACTACGCCTACGCCGCCAACCTCGACCTGGACCCGCTGCCGGGTGAGACGAAGCGGCGGCAGTACGGCACCGCCGTACTGAGCCGCTATCCGATCCTCTCCTCGCGCAACCATCTGCTGACCAACATCGAGTACCCCGAGCGGCCGACCGAGCAGCGCGGCCTGCTGGAGACGGTGGTCAACGTGCGCGGCGCCCACGTCTCGGTGCTCAACACCCACCTGGACCACCAGCGAGCCGAGCAGCGCATCTCCCAGGTCCGGGAGATCCTGGCGATCACCGACCGGATCTCCCGACCCACCGTGTTGATGGGCGACCTCAACGCGCTGCCCGACACCACCGAGGTGCGGATGCTGACGCCGGGCAGGTTCGTCGACGCGTTCGCCGGCCGCACCGATGCCGACACCTACCCCGCGGAGGCCCCGGACCGCCGGATCGACTACATCCTGGGGAGCAACGAGGTGACCTTCTCCGGCGCGAGACTGCTCACCAGTCAGGCCTCGGACCACCTGCCGCTGCTGGCGACCGCCTCCTTCACCAAGGTGCCCAACGGTCGCAACCGCTGA
- a CDS encoding class I SAM-dependent methyltransferase: MLGIADWAGRDVLDLGCGTGFHLPRFALTARSVTGVEPHPDLVALARRRTRALPSVGVLSGTAQRIPLPDSTADVVHVRWAYFFGPGCEPGLAELDRVVRRGGTAFVIDNDPTRSVFGAWFTRGYPHLPAPEEVERFWSTHGWSRTPVLTSWRFDSRDDLERVVRIELPTATAEEVLAVHRGTEVEYAVNVWSRHF; the protein is encoded by the coding sequence ATGCTCGGCATCGCCGACTGGGCGGGCCGCGACGTGCTGGACCTCGGCTGCGGCACCGGCTTCCACCTGCCGCGGTTCGCGCTCACCGCGCGCAGCGTGACCGGGGTCGAGCCGCACCCCGACCTGGTGGCCCTCGCGCGGCGCCGTACTCGCGCCCTCCCCTCGGTCGGCGTGCTGTCCGGCACCGCCCAGCGGATCCCGCTGCCCGATTCGACCGCCGACGTCGTGCACGTGCGGTGGGCCTACTTCTTCGGGCCCGGCTGCGAGCCCGGGCTGGCCGAGCTGGACCGGGTCGTGCGCCGCGGCGGCACCGCGTTCGTCATCGACAACGACCCCACCCGGTCGGTCTTCGGCGCCTGGTTCACCCGCGGCTACCCCCACCTGCCCGCGCCGGAGGAGGTCGAGCGCTTCTGGTCCACCCACGGCTGGTCGCGTACGCCGGTACTGACGTCGTGGCGCTTCGACTCCCGCGACGACCTCGAGCGCGTGGTCCGGATCGAGCTGCCCACCGCGACCGCCGAGGAGGTGCTCGCCGTGCACCGGGGCACCGAGGTGGAGTACGCCGTCAACGTCTGGTCCCGCCACTTCTGA
- a CDS encoding VOC family protein — protein MRLDHVSFAAGPDGLQATAERLGGLLGRDFVDGGVHPRFGTRNMILPLTKGTYLEVVEVLDHPASDKAPFGQAVRARSALGGGWLGWVVAVDDLAPIEQRLGREAVKGNRHLPDGTELLWKQIGVNGLIADPQLPFFIQWDSQGMHPSQDADGEYSLDCLEIAGDPGRVSEWLGETVEAPLEDVKVEWVAPNGTPGVVAAQFLTPQGLVRI, from the coding sequence ATGCGTCTGGACCACGTCTCCTTCGCCGCCGGCCCGGATGGTCTGCAGGCCACCGCGGAGCGTCTCGGCGGCCTCCTGGGCCGGGACTTCGTCGACGGGGGCGTGCACCCCCGCTTCGGCACCCGCAACATGATCCTGCCGCTCACCAAGGGCACCTACCTCGAGGTCGTCGAGGTGCTCGACCACCCGGCCTCGGACAAGGCGCCGTTCGGCCAGGCGGTCCGCGCCCGCTCCGCTCTCGGGGGCGGCTGGCTCGGCTGGGTCGTGGCGGTCGACGACCTCGCCCCGATCGAGCAGCGGCTGGGCCGGGAGGCGGTGAAGGGCAACCGCCACCTGCCCGACGGCACCGAGCTGCTGTGGAAGCAGATCGGCGTCAACGGCCTGATCGCCGACCCGCAGCTGCCGTTCTTCATCCAGTGGGACAGCCAGGGGATGCACCCGAGCCAGGACGCGGACGGGGAGTACTCCCTGGACTGCCTGGAGATCGCCGGCGACCCGGGACGGGTCAGCGAGTGGCTCGGCGAGACCGTCGAGGCGCCGCTGGAGGACGTCAAGGTCGAGTGGGTCGCGCCCAACGGAACCCCCGGTGTGGTCGCCGCGCAGTTCCTGACCCCGCAGGGTCTGGTCCGGATCTGA
- a CDS encoding LacI family DNA-binding transcriptional regulator — protein MASTRRAFQSAAPTLADVAERAGVSRQTVSNAINNPELLRSDTLERVRATIAELGYQPNRAARNLRTRASHLIGMRFAPAQEGTANAAMDRFVHSLVEATNEAGYHVLLFAADDEEPVGGYDALLRATAVDAFVVTDTYLGNPQAVALEDQGAPFVAFGRPWDHPDAGHPWVDVDGAAGTALATEHLRAKGHERIAWLGWRADSHLGEDRRAGWQRVMDADGLATTGLAVRVEDTLEAGRVAAGRLLDQSPGVAPTAFVCASDTLAMGVMQELWWRQIAPGTQVAVAGFDDSQVAQVAPPGLTSVRQPLEAAAVEVVHALSGLLATPRLPAEGVLLEPTLSIRGTS, from the coding sequence ATGGCCAGCACTCGGCGCGCGTTCCAGAGCGCGGCGCCCACGCTCGCCGACGTCGCCGAGCGGGCAGGAGTCTCCCGCCAGACCGTGTCCAACGCGATCAACAACCCCGAGCTGCTGCGCTCGGACACCCTGGAACGGGTCCGGGCCACCATCGCCGAGCTCGGCTACCAGCCCAACCGCGCCGCGCGGAACCTGCGCACGCGGGCCTCCCACCTGATCGGCATGCGCTTCGCCCCCGCTCAGGAGGGCACCGCCAACGCGGCCATGGACCGCTTCGTGCACTCGTTGGTCGAGGCGACCAACGAGGCGGGCTACCACGTGCTGTTGTTCGCCGCCGACGACGAGGAGCCGGTCGGGGGGTACGACGCCCTCCTGCGCGCCACCGCGGTCGACGCCTTCGTCGTCACCGACACCTACCTCGGCAACCCGCAGGCCGTCGCCCTGGAGGACCAGGGCGCCCCGTTCGTCGCCTTCGGCCGGCCGTGGGACCACCCCGACGCCGGTCATCCCTGGGTGGATGTGGACGGCGCCGCCGGCACGGCGCTGGCGACCGAGCACCTGCGGGCCAAGGGGCACGAGCGGATCGCGTGGCTCGGATGGCGCGCCGACTCCCACCTGGGCGAGGACCGCCGCGCCGGCTGGCAGCGGGTGATGGACGCCGACGGGCTTGCGACCACCGGGCTCGCCGTACGCGTCGAGGACACGCTGGAGGCCGGGCGGGTGGCCGCGGGGCGCCTGCTCGACCAGTCGCCCGGGGTCGCGCCCACCGCGTTCGTCTGTGCCTCCGACACCCTGGCCATGGGCGTCATGCAGGAGCTGTGGTGGCGCCAGATCGCGCCGGGCACGCAGGTCGCCGTGGCCGGGTTCGACGACTCCCAGGTCGCCCAGGTGGCGCCGCCCGGACTCACCTCGGTGCGCCAGCCGCTGGAGGCCGCCGCGGTCGAGGTGGTCCACGCCCTCTCCGGGCTGCTCGCCACCCCCCGGCTTCCCGCCGAGGGTGTGCTGCTCGAGCCGACCCTCTCGATCCGGGGCACCAGCTGA
- the disA gene encoding DNA integrity scanning diadenylate cyclase DisA — translation MASIERSDAALHLRATLATIAPGTALRDGLERILRGRTGALIVLGHDKVVEQMATGGFVLDVPFTATGLRELAKMDGAIILDKDANRILRAAVHLMPDPSIATEETGTRHRTADRVARQTRLPVISVSQSMQIIAAYVGETRHVLEDSGQILSRANQALATLERYKLRLDEVSSTLSALEIEDLVTVRDVAVVAQRLEMVTRIAREIEDYVLELGTDGRLLSLQLEELVTGVDAERELVIRDYLPSATRRAEAAESTDALLARLGALSSTELVDVALVARVLGLATSDHLDGAVAPRGYRLLAKVPRLPATVVERLVTHFDTLQKLLSAGIDDLQTVEGVGEQRAQSVREGLSRLAESSILERYV, via the coding sequence GTGGCCAGCATCGAGCGCTCGGACGCCGCGCTGCACCTGCGCGCCACCCTGGCCACGATCGCGCCCGGGACCGCCCTGCGCGACGGCCTGGAGCGGATCCTGCGCGGCCGCACCGGAGCGCTCATCGTGCTCGGTCACGACAAGGTGGTCGAGCAGATGGCGACCGGCGGCTTCGTCCTCGACGTCCCGTTCACCGCGACCGGCCTGCGCGAGCTGGCCAAGATGGACGGCGCGATCATCCTGGACAAGGACGCCAACCGGATCCTGCGGGCCGCCGTCCACCTGATGCCCGACCCGTCCATCGCGACCGAGGAGACCGGCACCCGGCACCGCACCGCCGACCGGGTCGCCCGGCAGACCAGGCTGCCGGTGATCTCGGTGTCGCAGTCGATGCAGATCATCGCCGCCTACGTCGGCGAGACCCGGCACGTCCTGGAGGACTCCGGCCAGATCCTCTCCCGCGCCAACCAGGCGCTGGCCACGTTGGAGCGCTACAAGCTACGGCTGGACGAGGTCTCCTCGACCCTCTCGGCGCTGGAGATCGAGGACCTGGTCACCGTCCGCGACGTCGCGGTGGTGGCCCAGCGGCTGGAGATGGTCACCCGGATCGCCCGGGAGATCGAGGACTACGTGCTCGAGCTCGGCACCGACGGACGGCTGCTGTCGCTCCAGCTGGAGGAGCTGGTCACCGGGGTCGACGCCGAGCGCGAGCTGGTGATCCGCGACTACCTTCCCTCGGCGACCCGTCGTGCCGAGGCCGCGGAGTCCACCGACGCCCTCCTGGCCCGGCTCGGCGCCCTGTCCTCGACCGAGCTGGTCGACGTTGCCCTGGTCGCCCGGGTGCTCGGGCTGGCCACCTCCGACCATCTCGACGGTGCGGTCGCGCCTCGCGGCTACCGTCTGCTGGCGAAGGTGCCACGGCTGCCGGCGACCGTGGTGGAGCGCCTGGTCACCCACTTCGACACCCTGCAGAAGCTGCTCTCGGCCGGCATCGACGACCTGCAGACGGTCGAGGGCGTGGGCGAGCAGCGGGCCCAGTCCGTGCGCGAGGGCCTCTCCCGGCTGGCCGAGTCCAGCATCCTCGAGCGCTACGTCTGA
- the radA gene encoding DNA repair protein RadA translates to MARTSAARSRPTYRCSECGHQVPKWVGRCPECQTWGSIAETAAPGMRAASASPVTAPAVPIGQVAVEASRSRTSGEPELDRVLGGGLVPGAAILLAGEPGVGKSTLLLEVAAQTARRATVLYVTGEESASQVRLRADRTGSVQDGLYLAAETDLGAVLTHIETVQPQLLVIDSVQTLAATGVDGVPGGVTQVKEVAAALVRVAKTHNIATILVGHVTKDGTIAGPRVLEHLVDVVLHFEGDRNTRFRMLRAMKNRFGPVDEVGCFDLGAEGITAVTDPTGLFVENHQQQVAGTCVAVSMEGRRPMLAEVQALVAPTASERPRRTTSGVDSSRVAMVLAVLQQHCGIRLHSHDVFVSTVGGARVHEPGADLAIAVAIASATHGVPPPRSVVAMGEIGLAGELRKVRDLQQRVAEASRLGFGTAVVPGRPGTGPGRLKEPPADEIRVLDVVDVPGALRLLNLAR, encoded by the coding sequence ATGGCCCGAACCTCCGCCGCCCGATCCCGCCCCACCTACCGCTGCTCCGAGTGCGGTCATCAGGTGCCCAAGTGGGTCGGCCGCTGCCCGGAGTGCCAGACCTGGGGGTCGATCGCGGAGACCGCGGCGCCCGGCATGCGTGCCGCGTCGGCCTCCCCGGTGACCGCCCCGGCCGTCCCGATCGGCCAGGTGGCGGTCGAGGCCTCGCGCTCCCGGACCAGCGGCGAGCCGGAGCTGGACCGGGTGCTGGGCGGCGGGCTGGTCCCCGGCGCCGCCATCCTGCTCGCCGGCGAGCCCGGCGTCGGCAAGTCCACCCTGCTGCTCGAGGTCGCGGCGCAGACCGCCCGGCGCGCCACGGTCCTCTACGTCACCGGCGAGGAGTCGGCGTCCCAGGTGCGGCTCCGGGCGGACCGGACCGGCAGCGTCCAGGACGGGCTCTACCTCGCCGCCGAGACCGACCTGGGGGCGGTGCTGACCCACATCGAGACCGTGCAGCCGCAGCTGCTGGTGATCGACTCGGTGCAGACCCTGGCCGCCACCGGCGTCGACGGGGTGCCCGGGGGCGTCACCCAGGTCAAGGAGGTCGCCGCCGCGCTGGTGCGGGTCGCCAAGACCCACAACATCGCCACCATCCTGGTCGGGCACGTCACCAAGGACGGCACCATCGCCGGGCCGCGGGTGCTGGAGCACCTGGTCGACGTGGTGCTGCACTTCGAGGGCGACCGCAACACCCGCTTCCGGATGCTCCGGGCCATGAAGAACCGCTTCGGCCCGGTCGACGAGGTGGGCTGCTTCGACCTGGGCGCGGAGGGGATCACCGCGGTCACCGACCCGACCGGGCTGTTCGTGGAGAACCACCAGCAGCAGGTCGCCGGCACCTGTGTCGCGGTGTCGATGGAGGGCCGCCGGCCGATGCTGGCCGAGGTCCAGGCCCTGGTCGCGCCCACGGCGTCGGAGCGGCCGCGCCGCACCACCTCGGGGGTCGACTCCTCCCGGGTGGCGATGGTCCTCGCCGTCCTGCAGCAGCACTGCGGCATCCGGCTGCACAGCCACGACGTGTTCGTCTCCACCGTCGGCGGTGCCCGGGTGCACGAGCCGGGGGCCGACCTGGCGATCGCGGTGGCCATCGCCAGCGCGACCCACGGCGTCCCCCCGCCGCGCAGCGTCGTCGCCATGGGGGAGATCGGGCTGGCCGGCGAGCTGCGCAAGGTGCGCGACCTGCAGCAGCGGGTCGCGGAGGCCTCGCGCCTGGGCTTCGGCACCGCCGTCGTGCCGGGGCGTCCCGGCACCGGCCCCGGCCGGCTCAAGGAGCCCCCGGCCGACGAGATCCGGGTGCTGGACGTGGTCGACGTGCCCGGCGCACTGCGCCTGCTCAACCTGGCGCGCTGA
- a CDS encoding Ppx/GppA phosphatase family protein, with amino-acid sequence MRLGVLDIGSNTGHLLVVDAHGGAAPLPAYSHKERLRLAEHLDADGAVSTSGVDALTDFVASAIEVAEEKGCEEMLGFATSAIRDSANSDEVLQHVQDATGVAIAVLSGEDEARLTFLAVRRWFGWSAGRLAVFDIGGGSLEIAAGSDEAPDVAWSMPLGAARLARQWFGSGSADEGVVRELRKQIRADIARDAGHLLRNGAPDRAAATSKTFRSLARICGAAPSSEGPLVPRSLGLADLSRWIPKLVAMSLDELRELPGVSASRAHQIVPGALVAEACMDIFDLPELEICPWALREGVILERLDQLSVLG; translated from the coding sequence ATGCGCCTGGGCGTTCTGGACATCGGCTCCAACACGGGGCATCTGCTCGTGGTCGACGCGCACGGCGGCGCCGCGCCGCTGCCGGCGTACTCCCACAAGGAGCGGCTGCGGCTGGCCGAGCACCTCGACGCGGACGGCGCCGTCAGCACGAGCGGCGTGGACGCGCTGACCGACTTCGTCGCCTCGGCGATCGAGGTGGCCGAGGAGAAGGGCTGCGAGGAGATGCTGGGGTTCGCCACCTCGGCGATCCGCGACTCGGCGAACTCCGACGAGGTGCTGCAGCACGTGCAGGACGCGACCGGCGTCGCGATCGCGGTGCTCAGCGGCGAGGACGAGGCGCGGCTGACCTTCCTGGCAGTACGCCGGTGGTTCGGCTGGTCCGCCGGCCGGCTGGCGGTCTTCGACATCGGTGGCGGCTCCTTGGAGATCGCGGCCGGCAGCGACGAGGCCCCCGACGTCGCCTGGTCGATGCCGCTGGGCGCGGCCCGGCTGGCTCGGCAGTGGTTCGGCTCGGGCTCCGCGGACGAGGGCGTGGTGCGCGAGCTGCGCAAGCAGATCCGCGCCGACATCGCCCGCGACGCCGGGCACCTGCTGCGCAACGGCGCCCCCGACCGGGCCGCGGCCACGTCGAAGACGTTCCGCTCGCTGGCCCGGATCTGCGGTGCCGCCCCCTCCTCCGAGGGGCCGCTCGTGCCTCGCAGCCTCGGGCTGGCGGACCTATCCCGGTGGATCCCCAAGCTGGTCGCGATGAGCCTGGACGAGCTGCGCGAGCTGCCCGGGGTCTCGGCCAGCCGCGCGCACCAGATCGTGCCGGGCGCGCTCGTGGCCGAGGCGTGCATGGACATCTTCGACCTGCCCGAGCTGGAGATCTGCCCGTGGGCGCTGCGCGAGGGCGTGATCCTCGAGCGGCTCGACCAGCTCTCGGTCCTGGGTTGA